The following is a genomic window from Leptolyngbya sp. 'hensonii'.
AAAGGCTCAATTTAAATTCCAGTTTAGGGAGTTATCCCCTGAAAAACGAGGGTCTAATTGCCTGAATCCTCTGGTCCTTTGGGACTAAGTGGCATCGTTCTCTGGGACCAGAAAGGGTAGGGGGGAAAGCAGTCCTTCCGACTCAGTTAAGTTGGTCACAGCGATCCAGGTGAGGACAGGGGGGTCGCCCATAGGATGGGCATATCTCGCAAATCAAGCTTGTTATTCCCTGGAGCATCAGATGAAACCCTTTTCCCTTCCTCTCTGGATGCCAGCTCTGCTGACCCTGCCGATCGCTAGCACTGTTGCCCTCGCCAACCCCTGCATGCCCCCGGATAACCCTGGCAATCCCCCTGGAAATTTGCCCCCATCAGGAGGGAATCCATTACCCCCACCCTTGCAGCGCCTGAATCTGACTGCCGAGCAGCAGAAAAAGATCCAAACCATCCTATCGGAGGAGCGCTCAGGAGCCGAAAGCCTGATGCAACAGTTGCGTCAGGCTGACGAAAAGATGAGATCGCTGCTGGCTGCCAATGCCAGTGCGGATGAGCTGCGGAAGCAGAATCGAGAAGTCCAGCGGTTGCGCCAAGCCATGGATGAGCGTCGCTTTGAGGTCATGCTCAAGATGCGGGAGGTGCTGACACCAGAGCAGCGGGCCAAGCTGGCTGCCGATCGTCCCCCTGGCCCGCCCCAGCCCCCAGCCCCTCCGGCTCCATAGGACAAGCCTTGCAGATCAACATGTGACGGTGCTCCCTGTGTAAGACCAATTCCTGACTGGCGCAGACCCGATCTCCATTGGGCAGAGATCGGTCGCGCCCCTATCCCGAAACCCTGATCAAGGAATAACTCATGAGAACACTTCTAGGACCGAATCAAACTGCCGTGACCGTTTTTAGTTCTCTGCAAGTCAAGGAAGATGGCTTTGCCTTCGATCCGACCACAGGAGACAGTTACCTGTTGAATCCTACCGGACAGGAAGTCTTGCGCCTTTTGCAACAGGGCCACAGCCCCCACAAAATTGCGATAACTCTGGTGCAGACGCTTGGTGTGGCCCAGGGAATCGCTGAGCGCGATGTTACAGATTTTGTCCAACAGCTCACCCTCTTAGGGGTCATTGGAGTTAACCGATGAAACCCCTGACGATCGCCGTGACTGGTATTAACGCTGTGGATAATCCCGGTCCCGGGACCGGAGTTGCCCGCAGCCTGCGGGAAGCCCAATTGCCCATGCAAATCCTGGGATTGGCCTACGATGTGATGGAACCGGGTCTGTACATGGATTGGCTCTTCGATCGCCGCTTCATCATGCCCTATCCCTCGGCTGAACCTGATCTATTGCTAGAACGGTTGGAGCAGATTCAACAGCAGGTCGGCCTCGACTGTGTGATTCCCAACTTTGATCTGGAACTACCCCTCTATATTCGCTGTGGTGAAGCGCTGCAGGCTATGGGCATCCACACCTATCTGCCCACCAAGGAACAGTTTTCCCTGCGGCATAAGGCTCGCCTTGTGGAAGCGGTGGCTGCTTTTGGGGGACATACCCCCCGGACCTTCACCGCCAGTTCGATCGGAGAACTGCGGGATGCAGCGGTGGAACTGGGGTTTCCCCTGATGATCAAGGGGCCATACTACCAAGCTTATCGGGTGACAAACCAGGCAGAATTGCTACGCCATTTCCATGCCCTGGCGGCGGAATGGGGCTATCCCATCATCCTGCAGCAGATTGTCATCGGGACGGAACTGAACCTGGTGGGCGTGGGCGATGGGGCCGGTGGCCATCTGGGTCTGGTTGCCATTAAGAAGATGGGCACGACCGATCTGGGCAAGATCTGGAGCGGGGTGACGATCGACCATCCCGGCTTGCTGGCCACGGCTGAAGCCTTTCTGCGCCATACCCGCTGGCGAGGCCCCTTTGAACTGGAGTGCATTGCCGATCGGGACGGACGCATCGACCTGATTGAGATTAATCCCCGCTTCCCCGCCTGGACTTACTTTGCGACAGGGGTGGGGGTAAACCTGCCCGCCCGACTGGTGGGGGCTGCCTTGGGCCTGCCCCTGCCCCCCATCCCATCCTATGAAGCTGGGAAGTTTCTCATGCGCTACACCTACGAAATTGTGACGGATACGGCTCCTCTACAAACCCTCGTGACTCTGGGAGAGAGATAAGATGCAAGCTTACGCCAAGCCAGTCATTCACAAGTTACACAGTGGCACGATGAACAAGTTCGCAGGGGCTGCTCCCCGGCAGCGTCGTGTCCGATCGGAAATTGCAGGGGTGCCGGTAGAGGAGCTGGTGCAGCGGTTTGGGTCGCCCCTGTTTGTTTACTCGGAACGAACCCTGCGGCGACAGTTCCGCACGATTCGTAACGCCTTTGCCACCCGCTATCCCGAAGTTACCTTCGGCTGGTCCTACAAAACCAACTACCTGAAAGCCATCTGTGCCATTCTGCATCAGGAGGGGGCGATGGCTGAACTGGTTTCTAAGATGGAGTACGACAAGGCGAAGGTCCTGGGGGTTCCTGGCCAGCAAATCATCTGGAATGGTCCCCATAAGCCCTTTGATGCCCTGGAAGCAGCGGTGCGGGATGGGGTGACGATCAACATCGATCACCTGGATGAGGTGGAGGATCTAGAGGCGATCGCAACCCGTCTGGGGCGGCCTCTCGAGGTGGGCATGCGCCTGAATCTGGATTCAGGCATTCAGCCTTGTTGGTCCCGCTTTGGTTTTAACCTGGAGTCGGGTCAGGCTATGGATGTGGTGCAGCGGTTAGTGGATGGGGGTAAATTGCGGCTGGTGGGGCTGCATTGCCACATTGGCACCTTCATCATGGACCCCCAGGCTTATGCCCAGCAGGTAGAGAAGATGGTGCAGTTTGGCTATGACGTGGAAGCCCGTTGGGGCTGGCGGATGAATTATCTTGATATTGGTGGGGGCTTTCCCTCCCGCAGTCGCCTCAAGGGGGTCTACCATGCGGCGGATGTGGTGCTGCCCTCGATCGACGACTATGCCGATGCCATCTGTGATACCCTCTGGCGGACCCTGAAACCGGGTCACCGGCCCCGCCTGATCATTGAATCGGGCCGGGCGGTGATCGATGAGGCCGGGTCCTTGATTACCAGTATCTGTGGTACGAAACGATTACCCAATGGCACACCGGCTTATGTCATGGATGCGGGTGTGAATCTCCTGTTTACGGCCTTTTGGTATCGCTTTGATATCGCTATGGCCCGCGCCATTCCCGGTCCCTGTGAGATTTCGGTCCTCTATGGTCCCCTCTGCATGAATATCGATGTGGTGGATGAGGGAATTTCCCTGCCGCCGCTTTCTCGGGGCGATCGGCTAGTGGTTTCAACGGTCGGGGCTTACAACAATACCCAGTGGCTCCAGTTCATTGAGTATCGGCCCAATGTGGTGCTGGTGACAGAGGCGGGTGAGGTGGAGCTGATCCGATCGGCAGAAGACCTGAGCGATCTGGATCGACGGGAGCATCTTCCCTCCCATCTGGCCACCCGATCGGGGATGGAGAGTCAGCCATGCTAGATCTGCCGATCGGCGCGTCCTCCTCAGCTCACCCGCTCTCAGGGGCACAGAGGGGGGTGCCCCCCTCGAAACAGCGATCGGTTCGATCGATCCTCCACCCCATTGTCCAACCCCTGGGAGCGTTGCTCCAGGCGGTTTGTGCAGCCACCTCCGAAATTCTCTTCCTGCGTGGGATTCTGCCTGGTGCGCTGCTCCTCTCGGCCATGCTGCTGCAGCCCTCTGTTCTGGCTATGGGGTTGGTTGGAGTCTTTGCTGCGGTTGCCTTTGCCCGCATCACCCAATTGGGGCAGACCTATCTGGGGCAGGGGCCATTCTTATTTAATCCCCTGCTGGCCGGACTCGGGGTCGGCTATTTGTTCCAACTCAGTCCGGCGGCCCTGTTCCTGGCTGCTGGGGCTGGGGTGCTGGCCTTTCTGCTAACCTGGGTCCTGTCCCATGTGCTCCGGACCTTCTTCTACCTGCCGGTGCTGAGCCTGCCTTTTGTGGTGGTGAGTTGGGTCGTGCATCTGGCTGCCTATCGCTATGCCGGTCTCAAAGCTGCCGTA
Proteins encoded in this region:
- a CDS encoding carboxylate--amine ligase → MKPLTIAVTGINAVDNPGPGTGVARSLREAQLPMQILGLAYDVMEPGLYMDWLFDRRFIMPYPSAEPDLLLERLEQIQQQVGLDCVIPNFDLELPLYIRCGEALQAMGIHTYLPTKEQFSLRHKARLVEAVAAFGGHTPRTFTASSIGELRDAAVELGFPLMIKGPYYQAYRVTNQAELLRHFHALAAEWGYPIILQQIVIGTELNLVGVGDGAGGHLGLVAIKKMGTTDLGKIWSGVTIDHPGLLATAEAFLRHTRWRGPFELECIADRDGRIDLIEINPRFPAWTYFATGVGVNLPARLVGAALGLPLPPIPSYEAGKFLMRYTYEIVTDTAPLQTLVTLGER
- a CDS encoding alanine racemase; this encodes MQAYAKPVIHKLHSGTMNKFAGAAPRQRRVRSEIAGVPVEELVQRFGSPLFVYSERTLRRQFRTIRNAFATRYPEVTFGWSYKTNYLKAICAILHQEGAMAELVSKMEYDKAKVLGVPGQQIIWNGPHKPFDALEAAVRDGVTINIDHLDEVEDLEAIATRLGRPLEVGMRLNLDSGIQPCWSRFGFNLESGQAMDVVQRLVDGGKLRLVGLHCHIGTFIMDPQAYAQQVEKMVQFGYDVEARWGWRMNYLDIGGGFPSRSRLKGVYHAADVVLPSIDDYADAICDTLWRTLKPGHRPRLIIESGRAVIDEAGSLITSICGTKRLPNGTPAYVMDAGVNLLFTAFWYRFDIAMARAIPGPCEISVLYGPLCMNIDVVDEGISLPPLSRGDRLVVSTVGAYNNTQWLQFIEYRPNVVLVTEAGEVELIRSAEDLSDLDRREHLPSHLATRSGMESQPC
- a CDS encoding PqqD family protein, with the translated sequence MRTLLGPNQTAVTVFSSLQVKEDGFAFDPTTGDSYLLNPTGQEVLRLLQQGHSPHKIAITLVQTLGVAQGIAERDVTDFVQQLTLLGVIGVNR
- a CDS encoding Spy/CpxP family protein refolding chaperone; this translates as MKPFSLPLWMPALLTLPIASTVALANPCMPPDNPGNPPGNLPPSGGNPLPPPLQRLNLTAEQQKKIQTILSEERSGAESLMQQLRQADEKMRSLLAANASADELRKQNREVQRLRQAMDERRFEVMLKMREVLTPEQRAKLAADRPPGPPQPPAPPAP